A window of Auraticoccus monumenti contains these coding sequences:
- a CDS encoding DICT sensory domain-containing protein: MTQQNQVSGDALLERLFRHGDLRVSSRPLVDLDSGQALAVRVLTHGSRDLPGQDVDDVRRLVASSEDPGSLDATARARALVHTAADPLARAVPQVLDAVLPGLSQLDPHGPGPATVLLLDATQILDRPAEMLRLVGSARSQGWQVGLREVGADPSTLGAVAVVEPALMVLAGSVLQDPTSELATETIQATTAYCHDGGAVLVAEDVDDAEAAAAAVAAGATLVAGRHDRPPHEVVPAGAEALLGSFRAPLPVPHQSPFDLAARQHLPRRAGRETLLALTLQLERTATTAGRSTMVLSAFQDAQNLDRATVERYSDLGRRCSLVLAVARGMSAVGPVPHVVTTDLHASDPLVQEWTVIVLAPTSQALLATRERPGSGSHRSFDYVLAFDRDLVAHAARSVLTRVTQVAEHERGAARGWDG; encoded by the coding sequence GTGACACAGCAGAACCAGGTGTCCGGTGACGCGCTGCTGGAGCGGCTGTTCCGGCACGGCGACCTCCGGGTCTCCTCCCGTCCCCTGGTCGACCTCGACAGCGGGCAGGCGCTCGCGGTGCGGGTGCTCACCCACGGGTCCCGGGATCTCCCCGGTCAGGACGTCGACGACGTCCGCCGCCTCGTCGCCTCCTCCGAGGACCCGGGGTCGCTGGACGCCACGGCCCGCGCCCGCGCCCTGGTGCACACCGCCGCGGACCCCCTCGCCCGCGCGGTGCCGCAGGTGCTCGACGCGGTGCTGCCGGGCCTCAGCCAGCTCGACCCGCACGGACCCGGACCCGCCACCGTGCTCCTGCTCGACGCCACCCAGATCCTGGACCGCCCGGCGGAGATGCTGCGACTCGTGGGCAGCGCGCGCTCGCAGGGGTGGCAGGTCGGGTTGCGCGAGGTGGGGGCCGACCCCAGCACCCTGGGCGCGGTGGCCGTGGTCGAGCCGGCCCTGATGGTGCTGGCCGGCTCCGTCCTGCAGGACCCGACCAGCGAGCTGGCCACCGAGACCATCCAGGCCACGACGGCCTACTGCCACGACGGCGGGGCCGTGCTGGTGGCCGAGGACGTCGACGACGCCGAGGCCGCGGCCGCCGCCGTCGCGGCCGGGGCGACCCTGGTCGCCGGACGTCACGACCGACCCCCGCACGAGGTGGTTCCCGCGGGCGCCGAGGCGCTGCTCGGCTCCTTCCGCGCGCCGCTGCCGGTGCCGCACCAGAGCCCCTTCGACCTCGCCGCGCGGCAGCACCTCCCCCGCCGGGCCGGTCGCGAGACGCTGCTGGCGCTGACCCTCCAGCTGGAGCGGACGGCCACCACGGCGGGGCGCTCGACCATGGTGCTGTCGGCCTTCCAGGACGCGCAGAACCTCGACCGCGCGACGGTGGAGCGCTACAGCGACCTCGGACGCCGGTGCAGCCTGGTGCTCGCGGTCGCGCGCGGCATGTCGGCCGTCGGGCCGGTGCCGCACGTGGTGACCACCGACCTGCACGCGTCGGACCCGCTGGTGCAGGAGTGGACGGTGATCGTGCTCGCCCCCACCAGCCAGGCGCTGCTGGCCACGCGGGAGCGTCCCGGCTCCGGCAGCCACCGCAGCTTCGACTACGTCCTGGCCTTCGACCGCGACCTGGTCGCGCACGCGGCCCGCTCGGTGCTGACCCGGGTCACCCAGGTGGCCGAGCACGAGCGGGGCGCGGCCCGCGGCTGGGACGGCTGA
- a CDS encoding TetR/AcrR family transcriptional regulator: MSAPDPSPAARGADSATRRPGGRTARTRAVVLDAALEELATSDDGDLTLDRIATRAGVPRSTIYRRWGGLDGVLLEAIATFATDQARVPDTGRVEDDLRLWARSVHHTLTDPVSGRAVAALLGRASTRTAALRHRFWSVRSALVRPVVQRAVERGQLPDGTDADDVIRHVGAPLYYSLFVLGEPITPATADLAAAATAAAAHAGVFVRPAGALPA; this comes from the coding sequence TTGTCCGCACCCGATCCGTCGCCGGCCGCCCGCGGGGCGGACTCCGCCACGCGCCGGCCCGGCGGCCGCACAGCGCGCACACGCGCCGTCGTCCTCGACGCAGCCCTCGAGGAGCTCGCGACCTCCGACGACGGTGACCTCACGCTCGACCGCATCGCCACCCGGGCGGGGGTTCCCCGCAGCACCATCTACCGTCGCTGGGGCGGTCTCGACGGTGTCCTGCTGGAGGCGATCGCGACGTTCGCCACCGACCAGGCTCGCGTCCCCGACACCGGTCGCGTCGAGGACGACCTGAGGCTGTGGGCCCGGTCGGTGCACCACACCCTGACAGACCCGGTCAGCGGCCGTGCGGTCGCCGCCCTCCTCGGTCGCGCCTCCACCCGGACGGCGGCCCTGCGGCACCGGTTCTGGTCGGTCCGCTCCGCTCTCGTGCGACCGGTCGTCCAACGCGCCGTCGAGCGAGGGCAGCTGCCCGACGGCACGGACGCCGACGACGTGATCCGCCACGTCGGCGCACCGTTGTACTACAGCCTCTTCGTCCTGGGAGAGCCGATCACCCCCGCGACCGCCGACCTCGCCGCCGCCGCGACGGCCGCCGCCGCCCACGCCGGGGTGTTCGTCCGACCGGCCGGCGCCCTACCAGCCTGA
- a CDS encoding endonuclease/exonuclease/phosphatase family protein, translating to MTGDDHHARVRVLTLNLLAPAHADWSRRREVVRAGLRQLEPDVVALQETVWGDGYDQARDLLGEGFHLARHTARSADGVGAVLASRWPLGVVQEVDLHVTERVQLPWAGAVLAEVVLPPPFGVVLVVHHKPTWEIGAARERELQAVACARFVDQVVGDRDVHVVLLGDLDDAPDSAAVRFWTGRQSLEGHSVAYRDAWEATHPSEAGHTFTPDNPLVTAGEMGLELGRRIDYVMVRCGAHGPSLQVTDCQRVFDAPVGDVWASDHFGVLADLCVPSRPPGAWA from the coding sequence GTGACCGGAGACGACCACCACGCTCGCGTGCGGGTGCTGACCCTCAACCTCCTGGCACCAGCCCACGCGGACTGGTCCCGGCGCCGGGAGGTGGTCCGCGCCGGTCTTCGTCAGCTGGAGCCCGATGTGGTCGCCCTGCAGGAGACCGTGTGGGGCGACGGGTACGACCAGGCCCGCGACCTCCTGGGGGAGGGCTTCCACCTGGCACGACACACCGCACGGTCCGCGGACGGGGTGGGGGCGGTGCTCGCCAGCCGGTGGCCCCTGGGGGTGGTGCAGGAGGTGGACCTGCACGTCACCGAGCGGGTCCAGCTGCCGTGGGCGGGGGCGGTCCTGGCCGAGGTGGTGCTGCCGCCACCCTTCGGGGTCGTCCTCGTGGTGCACCACAAGCCGACGTGGGAGATCGGGGCAGCGCGGGAGCGCGAGCTCCAGGCCGTCGCCTGCGCCCGCTTCGTCGACCAGGTCGTCGGTGACCGCGATGTGCACGTGGTGCTGCTCGGCGACCTCGACGACGCCCCGGACTCGGCAGCGGTGCGGTTCTGGACCGGACGCCAGTCGCTCGAGGGTCACAGCGTGGCCTACCGCGACGCCTGGGAGGCAACGCACCCGTCCGAGGCGGGCCACACCTTCACCCCCGACAACCCGCTGGTGACGGCGGGGGAGATGGGGCTGGAGCTGGGACGGCGGATCGACTACGTGATGGTGCGCTGCGGCGCCCACGGGCCCTCGTTGCAGGTGACGGACTGCCAGAGGGTGTTCGACGCACCGGTGGGGGACGTCTGGGCCAGTGACCACTTCGGTGTGCTGGCGGACCTGTGCGTCCCGTCACGCCCACCAGGCGCGTGGGCGTGA
- a CDS encoding LacI family DNA-binding transcriptional regulator, translating into MTRRDVARAAGVSDAVVSYTLSGRAPVAPATAARVMAAIEELGYQPNQTARALKSGSTQTLALITPHGTNPFFAEFAHAIEAAATERGFALYTTTSAGQADTVRKRMREFAARQVDGVLLIPDTPVDPVQLDSVGIPWVLLNASVAREGVLSFGVDLQQGAMVATRHLIEDGRVRIAYLGNTTPGDERLVGWRRALAEASLAPGPAITAAFERDSGQRGVDELLAGELRPDALFVASDMLGVAVLRRLHERGVSIPGDIAVVSFDGSWESAYTWPALTTVRQPIEEMARQAVTQLLQLGHGRTGAPPRAGSPEDPVEPQPLTLLPGELIVRESCGPHPGTG; encoded by the coding sequence GTGACCAGGCGTGACGTGGCCCGGGCCGCAGGCGTCTCCGACGCCGTGGTCAGCTACACGCTCAGCGGTCGTGCGCCGGTGGCCCCGGCGACGGCGGCGCGGGTGATGGCCGCGATCGAGGAGCTGGGGTACCAGCCGAACCAGACCGCGCGGGCCCTGAAGTCGGGATCGACGCAGACCCTGGCGCTGATCACACCCCACGGCACCAACCCCTTCTTCGCCGAGTTCGCCCACGCCATCGAGGCAGCGGCCACCGAACGGGGGTTCGCCCTCTACACCACCACCTCAGCCGGCCAGGCCGACACGGTGCGCAAGAGGATGCGGGAGTTCGCCGCCCGACAGGTGGACGGCGTCCTGCTCATCCCCGACACCCCGGTCGACCCCGTCCAGCTGGACAGCGTCGGCATCCCGTGGGTCCTCCTCAACGCCTCGGTGGCACGCGAGGGGGTGCTGAGCTTCGGTGTCGACCTCCAGCAGGGCGCCATGGTGGCGACCCGGCACCTGATCGAGGACGGTCGGGTCCGGATCGCCTACCTCGGCAACACCACGCCCGGCGACGAACGCCTCGTCGGCTGGCGACGCGCACTCGCCGAGGCCTCGCTGGCTCCGGGGCCGGCGATCACCGCCGCCTTCGAGCGGGACAGCGGGCAGCGGGGGGTGGACGAGCTGCTGGCGGGTGAGCTGCGTCCCGACGCGTTGTTCGTCGCCTCGGACATGCTCGGCGTCGCGGTGCTGCGCCGCCTGCACGAGCGCGGGGTGAGCATCCCCGGCGACATCGCCGTGGTGTCCTTCGACGGGTCGTGGGAGAGCGCCTACACCTGGCCGGCCCTCACCACCGTGCGGCAGCCGATCGAGGAGATGGCCCGGCAGGCCGTCACCCAGCTGCTGCAGCTCGGCCACGGTCGGACCGGAGCGCCGCCCCGCGCCGGGTCACCGGAGGACCCGGTCGAACCGCAGCCGCTGACGTTGCTGCCGGGTGAGCTGATCGTGCGCGAGTCCTGCGGGCCGCACCCGGGCACTGGTTGA
- a CDS encoding Gfo/Idh/MocA family protein gives MTFTLGMVGAGQFSAHFASLFDLHPGIAAVKVTDVLPERARQLDADLGLAGVHESFDAMIADPGIDAVAIFTQRWTHASLVVAALRAGKHVYSAVPMAMSEEEVASIIATVQDTGLTYMMGETSHYNPATVFARQKAAAGEFGQVFYAEGDYLHDMDLGFYDAYRYSGGEEWRRTASFPPMHYPTHSIGGVLGAIATHATSVSCIGVRDELQDGVFDRAVSMFGNDFSNATALFELSGGGSMRINEFRRVGYPSPLRESRFSFFGTRASFEQLASTSVWQDKHGATDVSHLIDARPTLSEDDPLLANVSRSLRKTFVSGHAPVHDVEARRLPAEFAQAPNGHEGSHQLLVDDFVKAVQDGSLPSVNAWVAARYTLPGIIAHQSALRGGERLVVPDHGPGPQQTLQGAGPAPTRPATRGAGPSYGQAPGAPVA, from the coding sequence ATGACGTTCACCCTGGGCATGGTCGGTGCCGGCCAGTTCTCGGCCCACTTCGCCAGCCTCTTCGACCTGCACCCCGGTATCGCTGCGGTGAAGGTGACCGACGTGCTGCCCGAGCGAGCACGGCAGCTCGACGCCGACCTCGGGCTCGCCGGCGTCCACGAGTCCTTCGACGCCATGATCGCCGACCCGGGGATCGACGCGGTGGCGATCTTCACCCAGCGCTGGACCCACGCGTCCCTGGTCGTGGCCGCGCTGCGAGCCGGCAAGCACGTCTACAGCGCGGTCCCGATGGCGATGAGCGAGGAGGAGGTCGCGAGCATCATCGCGACCGTCCAGGACACCGGGCTCACCTACATGATGGGCGAGACCAGCCACTACAACCCGGCCACGGTCTTCGCCCGGCAGAAGGCCGCGGCCGGTGAGTTCGGCCAGGTCTTCTACGCCGAGGGCGACTACCTGCACGACATGGACCTGGGCTTCTACGACGCCTACCGCTACAGCGGCGGGGAGGAGTGGCGTCGCACCGCCAGCTTCCCCCCGATGCACTACCCGACCCACTCCATCGGCGGTGTGCTCGGCGCCATCGCCACCCACGCGACGAGCGTCAGCTGCATCGGCGTGCGCGACGAGCTGCAGGACGGCGTCTTCGACCGGGCGGTCAGCATGTTCGGCAACGACTTCTCCAACGCCACCGCCCTGTTCGAGCTCTCCGGCGGTGGGTCGATGCGCATCAACGAGTTCCGACGGGTGGGGTACCCGTCGCCGCTGCGGGAGAGCCGGTTCAGCTTCTTCGGGACCCGGGCGAGCTTCGAGCAGCTGGCCAGCACGTCCGTGTGGCAGGACAAGCACGGGGCCACCGACGTGAGCCACCTCATCGACGCCCGACCCACGCTGAGCGAGGACGACCCGCTGCTGGCCAACGTTTCCCGGTCGCTGCGCAAGACCTTCGTCTCCGGGCACGCCCCGGTCCACGACGTCGAGGCCAGGCGGTTGCCGGCGGAGTTCGCGCAGGCCCCCAACGGCCACGAGGGGAGCCACCAGCTGCTGGTCGACGACTTCGTCAAGGCCGTCCAGGACGGGTCGCTCCCGTCGGTCAACGCCTGGGTGGCGGCCCGGTACACCCTGCCGGGGATCATCGCCCACCAGTCCGCGCTCCGTGGTGGTGAACGCCTCGTCGTCCCGGACCACGGACCGGGCCCGCAGCAGACCCTGCAGGGCGCCGGACCTGCCCCGACCCGTCCAGCCACCCGGGGGGCCGGGCCGTCGTACGGCCAGGCACCGGGGGCGCCGGTAGCCTGA
- a CDS encoding ABC transporter substrate-binding protein → MKSRHALVHTAVAGLLLSALTACSGGGGDDRTVLEFQTALAADAPMLTVLEEITSRYEAEHPDVDVDLRTGGNDYEAQIKVRLAARDVPDIWATHGWSQQRYGAFLAPLQDEPWAQGFNPALDTAMRGEDGTFYALPVTTDVAGLVVNRDALTEVGVDPDAITTWEDFVAAGEALVAQDRVALTLAGSKSGSAGNAIDWLAPGAFSEAELASMTAGDFPQDAYARLLGVLDQWRADGWINPDYSSATSDDMAQALAQGKAAFALSNNSLISQAWEYDPEADLAFIPIPAMLGGDPYLIGGEGTAFGAAKDGDDLEEAKDYLAFLAQPDNTSALAASVGTLPGLTDAEPRLGELESSFEQYVIPNELPLAPYFDRVYLPNGMWETVVSTADGVIAGQSSPADAAAQVATDFDTLYGQSQ, encoded by the coding sequence ATGAAGTCACGACACGCCCTCGTCCACACCGCCGTCGCCGGCCTGCTGCTGAGCGCGCTGACCGCGTGCTCCGGCGGTGGCGGCGACGACCGCACGGTGCTCGAGTTCCAGACCGCCCTCGCGGCCGACGCCCCCATGCTCACCGTCCTGGAGGAGATCACCAGCCGGTACGAGGCCGAGCACCCTGACGTGGACGTCGACCTGAGGACCGGGGGCAACGACTACGAGGCCCAGATCAAGGTGCGGCTCGCCGCCCGCGACGTCCCCGACATCTGGGCCACCCACGGCTGGTCCCAGCAGCGCTACGGCGCCTTCCTGGCCCCGCTGCAGGACGAGCCCTGGGCGCAGGGCTTCAACCCCGCCCTGGACACGGCGATGCGCGGTGAGGACGGCACCTTCTACGCCCTGCCGGTCACCACCGACGTCGCCGGCCTCGTCGTCAACCGCGACGCGCTGACCGAGGTGGGTGTCGACCCCGACGCCATCACCACGTGGGAGGACTTCGTCGCCGCGGGGGAGGCCCTGGTCGCCCAGGACCGGGTGGCGCTGACGCTGGCCGGGTCCAAGAGCGGCTCGGCCGGCAACGCGATCGACTGGCTGGCCCCCGGTGCCTTCTCCGAGGCCGAGCTGGCCAGCATGACCGCCGGGGACTTCCCGCAGGACGCCTACGCGCGACTGCTCGGCGTGCTCGACCAGTGGCGGGCCGACGGCTGGATCAACCCCGACTACTCCTCGGCCACCAGCGACGACATGGCCCAGGCGCTGGCCCAGGGCAAGGCCGCCTTCGCCCTCAGCAACAACTCCCTGATCAGCCAGGCCTGGGAGTACGACCCCGAGGCCGACCTGGCCTTCATCCCCATCCCCGCCATGCTCGGCGGCGACCCGTACCTCATCGGTGGCGAGGGCACGGCGTTCGGGGCGGCGAAGGACGGGGACGACCTCGAGGAGGCCAAGGACTACCTCGCCTTCCTGGCCCAGCCCGACAACACCTCCGCGCTGGCCGCGTCGGTGGGAACGCTCCCCGGCCTGACCGACGCGGAACCGCGCCTGGGGGAGCTGGAGAGCAGCTTCGAGCAGTACGTGATCCCCAACGAGCTGCCGCTGGCCCCCTACTTCGACCGCGTGTACCTGCCGAACGGCATGTGGGAGACGGTCGTGTCGACCGCCGACGGCGTCATCGCCGGGCAGTCCTCGCCGGCCGACGCCGCAGCCCAGGTCGCCACCGACTTCGACACGCTGTACGGCCAGTCGCAGTGA
- a CDS encoding carbohydrate ABC transporter permease translates to MIVQTAPVPATTATRAPRPSRRGWQVNLLYLPALLLFGVFTIYPLMSGLAISFTNWDGYSVARSNVGFANYQRLLQDASFRLVLGNTFVYGIGSMVLQQLLGLGLALALDGRLRGRAFARSIIYLPVLVSPIVMGTFYYLLFQYNNGTLNQLVTAAGGERVAWLSDAEVAVTIIVVVNSLQFVGISMVIYLAGLQAISPEYPEAAMIDGAGAWQRLRHITLPLLQPAFATSVVLNLIGGLKLFDVIQVLSGGGPGISTNSVSTYIGRTYFDSQAAGYSAAMGMALFLIIVVLTLVASTALNRRRLEQQ, encoded by the coding sequence GTGATCGTCCAGACCGCGCCGGTCCCGGCCACGACGGCGACCCGGGCACCGCGACCATCTCGCCGGGGCTGGCAGGTCAACCTGCTGTACCTGCCGGCGCTGCTCCTCTTCGGGGTCTTCACCATCTACCCGCTGATGAGCGGCCTGGCGATCTCCTTCACCAACTGGGACGGCTACAGCGTCGCGCGCTCGAACGTCGGGTTCGCCAACTACCAGCGGCTCCTCCAGGACGCCAGCTTCCGGTTGGTGCTGGGCAACACCTTCGTCTACGGCATCGGGAGCATGGTGCTGCAGCAGCTCCTCGGACTGGGCCTGGCGCTGGCGCTGGACGGTCGTCTCCGTGGTCGGGCGTTCGCCCGCTCGATCATCTACCTGCCGGTGCTGGTCTCACCCATCGTGATGGGCACCTTCTACTACCTGCTCTTCCAGTACAACAACGGCACCCTCAACCAGCTGGTGACCGCGGCCGGCGGTGAACGCGTGGCGTGGCTGAGCGACGCCGAGGTCGCCGTGACCATCATCGTGGTGGTGAACTCGCTGCAGTTCGTCGGGATCTCGATGGTGATCTACCTCGCCGGGCTGCAGGCGATCTCACCGGAGTACCCGGAGGCGGCCATGATCGACGGGGCCGGGGCGTGGCAGCGTCTGCGCCACATCACCCTGCCGCTGCTGCAGCCGGCCTTCGCCACCAGCGTGGTGCTGAACCTGATCGGCGGCCTCAAGCTCTTCGACGTCATCCAGGTCCTCTCCGGGGGCGGGCCGGGGATCTCCACCAACTCGGTCTCCACCTACATCGGGCGGACCTACTTCGACAGCCAGGCCGCGGGGTACTCGGCGGCGATGGGCATGGCGTTGTTCCTCATCATCGTGGTGCTGACCCTGGTGGCCAGCACGGCGCTGAACCGCCGGCGTCTGGAGCAGCAGTGA
- a CDS encoding carbohydrate ABC transporter permease, with the protein MSRPSPLRPGPLAVLVFVVLVSAVQLLPFYVALTTALKPKTDLSSQLAFPTSTLTLDNFLTAVSTGGIVQAMLNSAVITLVSTFLVCVIGAFAAYPLARRASGLNRAVMALVVGLMMVPALSILVPLYSLLADLDLLNTHHGVILVMVATSLPLSIFLYANFMRSLPISVEEAATVDGANVLQLLWHVVIPMLRPVTATVAILTGVGVWNEYALSGYILTTPETRTIAPAIASFFSIQSSNLPAATAASLLAVVPVVVAYLFLQRHFMKGLAGAEK; encoded by the coding sequence GTGAGCAGGCCGAGCCCCCTGCGGCCGGGGCCGCTCGCCGTCCTGGTCTTCGTCGTCCTCGTGTCGGCGGTGCAGCTGCTGCCGTTCTACGTCGCCCTCACCACGGCGCTCAAGCCCAAGACGGACCTCTCCTCGCAGCTGGCGTTCCCCACCAGCACCCTCACGCTGGACAACTTCCTCACGGCGGTGAGCACCGGGGGGATCGTCCAGGCGATGCTCAACAGCGCCGTCATCACGCTGGTGTCGACCTTCCTCGTCTGCGTGATCGGGGCCTTCGCGGCCTACCCGCTGGCCCGCCGCGCCTCGGGCCTCAACCGCGCGGTGATGGCTCTCGTGGTGGGCCTGATGATGGTCCCCGCCCTGAGCATCCTGGTGCCGCTGTACTCCCTGCTGGCCGACCTGGACCTGCTCAACACCCACCACGGGGTGATCCTGGTGATGGTCGCGACCTCGCTGCCGCTGAGCATCTTCCTGTACGCCAACTTCATGCGCTCCCTCCCCATCTCGGTGGAGGAGGCCGCCACCGTCGACGGGGCCAACGTCCTGCAGCTGCTGTGGCACGTGGTGATCCCCATGCTGCGGCCGGTGACCGCCACGGTCGCCATCCTCACCGGGGTCGGCGTCTGGAACGAGTACGCGCTGTCGGGCTACATCCTGACCACGCCGGAGACCCGCACCATCGCTCCTGCAATCGCGTCGTTCTTCTCCATCCAGTCCAGCAACCTGCCCGCGGCGACGGCGGCCTCGCTGCTGGCGGTCGTCCCGGTGGTCGTCGCCTACCTGTTCCTGCAGCGGCACTTCATGAAGGGGTTGGCCGGTGCCGAGAAGTGA
- a CDS encoding nucleotidyltransferase domain-containing protein, translating into MAGDDEGVSLGHPRLSHLDDGLDQRGRIRREGGLSRIDPMFLPLVSATEAGLRDLFGNRLHSIYLYGSVPRGTAVRGRSDLDVSAVLHDRPTDRDRASVEQLATELDRQTDLVDEVGITLDGAQSLLSPAQRHDGAFHLSCLCTPLWGPDLAEQLPEQHPTVELARGIPSGTAAAFSRLAVALDDPGTARLDHACQRVGRRIARLAFACVLFRWPGWTSDPDALAEVVKAYYPARATELDRSIELGWGRLRNRPPTAPADQQAAIDLLSTAAPWWLAEHLAVTST; encoded by the coding sequence GTGGCCGGCGACGACGAGGGTGTGAGTCTTGGCCACCCGAGACTCAGTCACCTCGATGACGGTCTCGACCAGCGGGGACGCATCCGCCGCGAGGGCGGGCTGAGTCGGATCGACCCGATGTTCCTGCCCCTCGTGTCCGCCACCGAGGCCGGGCTCCGGGACCTGTTCGGCAACCGACTGCACAGCATCTACCTGTACGGCAGCGTCCCCCGAGGGACCGCTGTGCGGGGCAGGTCGGATCTCGACGTCAGCGCCGTCCTGCACGACCGACCCACTGACCGCGATCGCGCCTCGGTGGAGCAGCTCGCCACCGAGCTCGATCGACAGACCGACCTGGTCGACGAGGTCGGGATCACGCTGGACGGAGCACAGTCGCTCCTGTCACCGGCCCAGCGCCACGACGGGGCCTTCCACCTCTCCTGCCTGTGCACGCCTCTCTGGGGCCCGGACCTCGCTGAGCAGCTCCCGGAGCAGCACCCCACCGTCGAGCTGGCCCGAGGCATCCCGAGCGGCACCGCCGCAGCCTTCAGCCGTCTGGCCGTCGCCCTCGACGACCCGGGGACGGCACGTCTGGACCACGCCTGCCAACGCGTGGGCCGCCGGATCGCGCGGCTGGCCTTCGCCTGCGTCCTGTTCCGTTGGCCCGGGTGGACCAGCGACCCGGACGCCCTCGCAGAGGTCGTGAAGGCCTACTACCCCGCACGTGCGACCGAGCTGGACAGGAGCATCGAGCTCGGCTGGGGACGACTGCGCAACCGGCCACCCACTGCTCCGGCGGACCAGCAGGCCGCGATCGATCTGCTCAGCACGGCCGCGCCGTGGTGGCTCGCCGAGCACCTCGCCGTCACCTCGACCTGA
- a CDS encoding HAD family hydrolase translates to MPLLMLDLDNTLIDRDAAFRRWATSYVQTLGGSETDLRWLVEADRDGYEPREQLAAAIGRRFGLRETDAVLVELRLGMVDRIEMDPTVFESLDRARSAGWSLVVVTNGTVSQQEHKLRATGLDRHLDGWVISEGVGLRKPDPRIFMAACQLIGSQELVTSSWMIGDAAVHDVHGAQAVGAGGIWLHRGRRWPAEMDPPDHVASSFAGAVDVVLRSA, encoded by the coding sequence GTGCCGCTCCTCATGCTCGACCTCGACAACACCCTGATCGACCGCGACGCCGCCTTTCGACGCTGGGCCACGTCGTACGTGCAGACCCTGGGCGGCTCAGAGACGGACCTGCGGTGGTTGGTCGAGGCCGATCGCGACGGGTACGAGCCCCGGGAGCAGCTGGCTGCGGCCATCGGACGGCGGTTCGGTCTCCGTGAGACCGACGCGGTTCTCGTGGAGCTCCGCCTCGGGATGGTCGACCGGATCGAGATGGATCCCACGGTCTTCGAGTCCCTCGACAGGGCGCGCTCGGCGGGCTGGTCGCTCGTGGTCGTCACCAACGGCACGGTCTCCCAGCAAGAGCACAAGCTGCGCGCGACGGGGCTCGACCGCCACCTCGACGGGTGGGTCATCTCCGAGGGTGTGGGCCTCCGCAAGCCCGACCCCCGGATCTTCATGGCCGCCTGCCAGCTCATCGGCAGCCAGGAGCTCGTGACGTCGAGCTGGATGATCGGTGACGCTGCGGTTCATGACGTGCACGGCGCCCAGGCCGTGGGCGCCGGCGGTATCTGGCTGCACCGAGGGCGACGCTGGCCAGCCGAGATGGACCCGCCGGACCACGTGGCCAGCAGCTTCGCCGGGGCGGTGGACGTCGTTCTTCGCTCGGCGTGA
- a CDS encoding nucleoside/nucleotide kinase family protein: MRPLILSGGPAAGKSTCGRTLALERARAAFIDADDVRQLVVAGDATLWSGPEGSAQLLLSAHNVSALGRSFTRAGFDVVIADFLTPASLEVYRDEFPRAFAVHLRISLQEARARAATRTVYLTEDEFDLLHGLTDTPPDVDEVLDVDDLTTTQQLAALREIWIRASGAAKPEG; this comes from the coding sequence ATGCGCCCACTGATCCTGTCCGGGGGCCCTGCTGCCGGGAAGAGCACGTGCGGCCGGACGCTTGCGCTGGAGCGTGCCCGTGCTGCCTTCATCGATGCCGACGACGTCCGACAGCTCGTGGTCGCCGGCGACGCGACCCTGTGGAGCGGCCCTGAGGGATCTGCGCAGCTGCTGCTGTCAGCCCACAACGTCAGTGCACTGGGCCGTAGCTTCACGCGGGCGGGGTTCGATGTGGTGATCGCGGACTTCCTGACGCCGGCGTCCCTTGAGGTCTATCGCGACGAGTTCCCCAGGGCTTTCGCTGTTCATCTGCGCATCTCGTTACAGGAAGCCCGTGCGCGAGCGGCCACCCGCACGGTGTACCTGACTGAGGACGAGTTCGATCTTCTGCACGGCTTGACCGATACGCCTCCGGACGTCGACGAGGTTCTTGATGTCGACGACCTGACCACCACCCAACAGCTTGCCGCCCTCCGGGAGATCTGGATCAGAGCGTCGGGGGCAGCCAAGCCGGAAGGGTGA